From a region of the Fischerella sp. JS2 genome:
- the hisF gene encoding imidazole glycerol phosphate synthase subunit HisF: protein MLAKRILPCLDVNAGRVVKGVNFVNLQDAGNPVELAKVYNEAGADEVVFLDITATHEDRNTIIDVVYRTAEQVFIPLTVGGGIQSLENVKNLLRAGADKVSINSAAVRDPDFINRASDRFGNQCIVVAIDARRRKDPHNPGWDVYVRGGRENTGIDALKWAQEVEKRGAGELLVTSMDADGTKAGYDLELTKVIAETVQIPVIASGGAGNCQHIYEALTEGKAEAALLASLLHYGELTVEEIKNYLRAHKLPVRLY from the coding sequence ATGCTAGCTAAGAGAATCTTACCGTGCTTGGATGTGAATGCGGGACGAGTTGTAAAAGGAGTTAACTTTGTTAACCTGCAAGATGCAGGCAATCCTGTAGAACTAGCAAAGGTTTACAACGAAGCTGGAGCAGATGAAGTAGTGTTTCTGGATATTACGGCTACTCATGAAGACCGTAATACTATTATTGACGTCGTTTACCGTACTGCTGAACAAGTTTTTATTCCTTTGACTGTTGGTGGTGGTATTCAATCCTTAGAAAATGTTAAAAATCTGTTACGAGCTGGAGCGGATAAGGTTAGTATTAATTCTGCGGCGGTACGCGATCCAGATTTTATTAATCGGGCTAGTGATCGCTTTGGTAATCAATGCATAGTTGTTGCCATTGATGCTAGACGCAGGAAAGATCCTCACAATCCAGGTTGGGATGTGTATGTGCGAGGTGGACGGGAAAATACAGGCATCGATGCCCTCAAGTGGGCGCAAGAAGTAGAAAAACGAGGTGCAGGAGAACTATTAGTGACTAGTATGGATGCCGACGGTACCAAGGCAGGCTATGACCTCGAATTAACAAAAGTGATCGCCGAAACTGTACAAATTCCAGTCATTGCTTCTGGTGGTGCAGGTAATTGTCAACATATCTATGAAGCACTAACAGAAGGTAAAGCCGAAGCCGCCTTGCTAGCTTCACTATTGCATTACGGGGAATTAACTGTGGAGGAAATTAAAAATTATTTGCGCGCTCATAAATTACCAGTACGATTGTACTAG
- the ruvB gene encoding Holliday junction branch migration DNA helicase RuvB: MAIISSKKQPHESGDKQPKQRRESVKTSLEENILQPEAAIDEQGKQEESIRPQRFADYIGQKDLKDVLEIAIKAAKSRGEVLDHLLLYGPPGLGKTTMAMILAAEMGVNYKITSAPALERPRDIVGLLVNLKPGDVLFIDEIHRLSRMTEEILYPAMEDYRLDITIGKGSGARTRSIPLAKFTLVGATTRVGALTSPLRDRFGLVQKLRFYEVEELSLIVQRSAELLNTVVTKDGAKEIARRSRGTPRIANRLLKRVRDYAEVKSFSQVCENVAAEALKLFQVDPCGLDWTDRRMLTVIIEQFNGGPVGLETIAAATGEDTQTIEEVYEPYLMQIGYLSRTPRGRVATTAAYKHMGFKPPNEQLSLL; this comes from the coding sequence ATGGCGATTATCTCCTCGAAAAAACAGCCTCACGAATCAGGCGATAAGCAACCAAAACAACGCCGGGAGTCGGTAAAAACGTCTCTAGAAGAGAATATTTTGCAACCCGAAGCTGCAATTGATGAACAAGGTAAACAGGAAGAAAGTATTCGACCGCAACGGTTTGCCGATTATATTGGTCAAAAAGATTTAAAAGATGTACTGGAAATAGCTATTAAAGCAGCTAAGTCTAGAGGAGAAGTGCTAGATCACTTGCTATTGTACGGGCCTCCTGGTTTGGGTAAGACCACAATGGCAATGATTTTAGCAGCTGAGATGGGGGTAAACTATAAAATTACTAGCGCCCCAGCTCTAGAACGCCCTAGAGATATTGTTGGGCTACTAGTGAACCTAAAGCCAGGGGATGTTCTATTTATCGATGAAATTCATCGTCTATCACGGATGACTGAGGAAATTTTATACCCTGCGATGGAGGATTACAGACTAGATATTACGATTGGCAAAGGTTCAGGCGCTCGGACTCGTAGTATACCATTAGCAAAATTTACTTTAGTGGGGGCAACAACCCGTGTAGGCGCGCTGACTTCCCCGCTACGCGATCGCTTTGGCTTAGTGCAAAAATTGAGATTTTATGAGGTAGAAGAACTAAGCTTGATTGTGCAGCGCAGTGCAGAGTTACTTAATACCGTTGTTACTAAAGATGGTGCTAAAGAAATTGCTAGGCGATCGCGAGGCACACCACGGATAGCGAATAGACTACTCAAGCGAGTCCGTGATTATGCGGAAGTAAAATCTTTTTCTCAAGTTTGCGAAAACGTTGCAGCTGAAGCATTAAAATTATTTCAAGTAGATCCTTGCGGCTTAGATTGGACAGATCGCCGGATGTTGACTGTAATTATTGAACAATTCAACGGTGGGCCAGTAGGATTAGAAACAATCGCCGCCGCAACAGGTGAAGATACGCAAACCATAGAAGAAGTTTATGAACCTTATTTGATGCAAATTGGCTATTTAAGTCGGACACCCCGTGGTAGAGTAGCGACAACAGCAGCTTATAAGCATATGGGCTTTAAGCCACCGAATGAACAGTTATCGTTGTTATAA
- a CDS encoding ribulose bisphosphate carboxylase small subunit: MSYYISPRFLDKVAVHITKNFLDLPGLRVPLILGIHGRKGEGKSFQCELVFEQMGVEVTLISGGELESPDAGDPARLIRLRYRETAELIKVRGKMCVLMINDLDAGAGRFDEGTQYTVNTQLVNATLMNIADNPTDVQLPGSYDATPLHRVPIIVTGNDFSTLYAPLIRDGRMEKFYWEPDRDDKIGIVGGIFSEDGLSQREIEQLVDTFLNQSIDFFSALRSRIYDEQIRDFIYDVGVERVSMRIVNSLEGPPQFRKPNFNLSHLIEMGNFMVREQQRVLTSQLVTEYNRGLYSRNISQPTATPIQPNQPVSNGGNGYQKSQPSNTHLTLETQGQIRELLAQGYKIGIEHVDERRFRTGSWQSCAVGQINGESDAISTLESCLAEYSGEYVRLVGVDPKNKRRVMETIIQRPNGKVGG, encoded by the coding sequence ATGAGTTACTACATTTCTCCTCGTTTTCTAGACAAAGTTGCTGTTCATATCACCAAAAACTTTCTTGATCTCCCTGGTTTAAGAGTACCTTTGATTTTAGGTATTCATGGACGCAAAGGTGAAGGTAAATCCTTTCAATGTGAGTTAGTTTTTGAACAAATGGGTGTGGAAGTGACTCTCATTTCTGGTGGAGAGTTAGAAAGTCCAGATGCAGGAGATCCAGCACGTCTAATTCGTCTGCGCTATCGGGAAACCGCAGAATTAATTAAAGTGCGCGGTAAAATGTGCGTACTCATGATTAATGACTTAGATGCGGGTGCAGGACGTTTTGATGAAGGTACACAGTACACAGTGAACACTCAGTTGGTGAATGCCACACTGATGAATATTGCTGATAATCCTACTGATGTACAGTTGCCTGGTAGCTATGACGCTACACCATTACATCGTGTACCAATTATTGTCACAGGAAATGATTTTTCTACTTTGTACGCGCCATTAATTCGCGATGGTCGGATGGAAAAATTTTATTGGGAACCAGACCGGGATGACAAAATAGGAATCGTTGGCGGAATTTTTAGTGAAGACGGACTTTCGCAACGGGAAATAGAACAACTTGTTGATACTTTCTTGAATCAGTCTATCGACTTTTTTAGTGCTTTGCGATCGCGCATTTATGACGAACAAATCCGCGACTTTATTTATGATGTTGGAGTTGAACGTGTCTCTATGCGGATTGTTAACAGTTTAGAAGGCCCACCGCAATTTAGAAAACCAAATTTTAACCTATCTCATTTGATTGAGATGGGTAATTTTATGGTAAGAGAACAACAGCGTGTTCTGACTTCTCAGCTAGTCACCGAGTACAATCGTGGTCTGTATTCGCGTAATATATCCCAGCCTACTGCTACACCAATACAACCTAATCAACCTGTTAGTAATGGTGGTAACGGCTATCAAAAATCACAGCCGTCAAACACTCATCTCACCCTAGAAACTCAAGGACAAATACGCGAACTCCTAGCACAGGGTTACAAAATAGGCATTGAACACGTAGATGAACGTCGTTTCCGCACAGGTTCTTGGCAGAGTTGCGCTGTTGGTCAAATCAATGGTGAGTCTGATGCTATCTCTACTTTAGAATCTTGCCTCGCGGAATACAGTGGCGAGTATGTGCGCTTGGTAGGAGTTGACCCCAAAAATAAACGCCGGGTCATGGAAACAATTATTCAGCGTCCAAATGGGAAAGTAGGTGGTTAG
- a CDS encoding tetratricopeptide repeat protein, whose translation MRLFVILLSLLLLFGWSQAVIAQPQTSNFTPEEIQKWDNLAKSAFAATSKGNFAKAEQYWTEIIERFPDNAAIWSNRGNSRVSQNKLPQALADFNKAIELAPDVTDPYLNRGTALEGLGRWEEAIADYNHVLEVNPNDAMAYNNRGTAKAGLGEWQQAIADYQKAMTIAPNLVIARGNYALVLYETGQIDQAIREMKNIVRKYPNFADIRAALTAALWVNGQKGEAESNWVAAYGLDPRYKDINWVKNIRRWPPSMVAALDKFLKLQ comes from the coding sequence ATGAGATTATTTGTAATTCTGTTGAGTCTGCTACTGTTGTTTGGCTGGAGTCAAGCAGTCATCGCCCAACCCCAAACATCAAACTTCACGCCAGAAGAAATACAAAAATGGGATAATTTGGCAAAATCAGCTTTTGCCGCGACAAGCAAAGGAAATTTTGCTAAGGCTGAACAGTACTGGACAGAAATTATTGAAAGGTTTCCAGATAATGCAGCGATTTGGAGTAATCGGGGAAACTCTAGGGTGAGTCAGAACAAATTGCCACAGGCACTAGCAGATTTTAATAAAGCTATAGAACTTGCCCCTGATGTTACAGATCCTTATTTAAATCGTGGTACAGCGCTGGAGGGTTTGGGAAGATGGGAAGAAGCGATCGCAGACTATAATCATGTCTTAGAAGTCAATCCCAACGATGCGATGGCTTACAACAATCGTGGTACTGCCAAAGCAGGTTTGGGTGAATGGCAACAAGCCATAGCAGATTACCAAAAAGCAATGACGATCGCCCCAAATTTAGTCATTGCCCGTGGTAACTATGCCTTAGTTTTGTATGAAACTGGTCAAATAGACCAAGCCATCCGAGAAATGAAAAATATAGTCCGTAAATACCCAAATTTTGCTGATATACGTGCTGCACTCACAGCCGCACTTTGGGTAAACGGACAAAAAGGTGAAGCTGAAAGTAACTGGGTAGCAGCCTACGGACTGGATCCTCGCTACAAGGATATCAACTGGGTAAAAAATATCCGTCGCTGGCCCCCGAGTATGGTGGCTGCTTTGGATAAGTTTTTGAAACTCCAGTGA